In the genome of Halictus rubicundus isolate RS-2024b chromosome 9, iyHalRubi1_principal, whole genome shotgun sequence, one region contains:
- the Ica69 gene encoding islet cell autoantigen 1-like protein: protein MTSYNRNVPGVSGNGFNCWTQRTNMHDDSAITKMQHQFWVTKQTLSRKLGKKEDDCIVASDAELDAKLELFRSIQESCSYLQRVIDKYQERLCNLAQEENAMGRFLKDAGKQDKTRAGKMMSAVGKSLSYSSQQRLALRAPLGRLYQEVETFRQRAIEDTLQNVQAMEKARTEYRAALLWMKNVSQELDPDTTKQLEKFRKVQTRVRLGKVAFDNLALDCLQKVDLLAAARCNMFSHALVLYQSTLLNFTKKSAQAYSTIATSFKGYQRYDFMVVRELAETSTKLAQETGGDDDPDDKDKLPFFDMDYHDSIEEAEEVKPATDNTNDNNKQDEKLLDIEYDTKDILKLDGLDTSPSSSKNGIVQLDSNTEHKEDLHELFDSLILDNNVSRKNEQSANNTQEENHLKLQKSLEEQNLGLDIFDKSDMNFSTNLSTLSSLESQDQGEQSLQSLTSENLALLKDILGDKPNIGNEWDAIATDTFLPPNILKQSLGDAAMGIGQKTMPTNNTDDKKKNKTGKQKGNSWLDLFAELDPLANNPMEKLSSDSNASA from the exons ATGACTTCGTA TAACAGGAACGTACCAGGTGTATCAGGAAACGGTTTCAATTGCTGGACACAGAGGACCAATATGCACGACGATTCTGCCATCACAAAAATGCAACACCAGTTTTGGGTGACAAAGCAGACACTGTCGCGAAAGTTAGGAAAGAAGGAAGACGATTGTATAGTGGCATCTGATGCGGAGCTAGATGCTAAGTTGGAATTGTTCCGTAGTATACAAGAATCTTGCTCTTATTTGCAAAGAGTCATTGACAAATATCAAGAAAGATTATGCA ATCTTGCACAAGAAGAGAACGCGATGGGAAGGTTCCTCAAAGATGCTGGTAAACAAGATAAAACGAGAGCTGGCAAAATGATGTCAGCAGTTGGAAAATCATTGTCTTATTCGAGTCAGCAAAGACTTGCTCTAAGAGCTCCATTAGGTCGATTGTATCAAGAAGTAGAAACTTTTAGACAGAGAGCTATCGAAGACACATTGCAGAACGTTCAAGCAATGGAAAAAGCTCGTACAGAGTACAGAGCAGCACTGTTATGGATGAAAAATGTCTCTCAGGAATTAGATCCGGATACAACAAAACAATTGGAAAAGTTTCGCAAAGTACAAACACGTGTCAGACT GGGCAAGGTGGCATTTGATAACTTAGCCTTAGATTGTCTTCAAAAAGTAGATCTTCTAGCAGCTGCAAGATGCAATATGTTCAGTCATGCTTTAGTTTTATACCAAAGCACACTTTTAAATTTTACCAAAAAATCGGCGCAAGCATACTCAACGATTGCAACCAGTTTCAAAGGATATCAGCGATATGATTTTATGGTTGTAAGAGAACTTGCTGAAACATCTACAAAATTAGCTCAAGAAACTGGTGGAGATGATGACCCTGATGACAAAGACAA ATTACCCTTCTTTGATATGGATTATCATGATAGCATAGAAGAAGCGGAAGAAGTGAAACCAGCCACAGACAATACAAATGACAACAATAAACAAGATGAGAAACTATTGGACATTGAGTATGATACAAAAGATATACTCAAATTAGATGGATTAGATACGAGTCCCAGTTCTTCGAAAAATGGAATTGTTCAGTTAGATTCTAATACAGAGCATAAAGAGGATCTCCACGAACTTTTCGACAGTTTGATTTTAGACAACAACGTGTCACGTAAAAATGAACAATCAGCTAATAATACACAAGAAGAAAATCATTTGAAACTACAAAAAAGTTTGGAGGAACAAAATCTGGGATTGGACATATTTGATAAATCTGATATGAATTTCAGTACGAATCTGAGTACTTTGTCCTCTTTAGAATCACAAGACCAGGGAGAACAATCGTTGCAATCTCTTACATCTGAGAATTTGGCTCTCTTGAAGGATATACTCGGTGACAAACCAAACATTGGTAACGAATGGGATGCAATAGCCACCGACACATTTTTACCGCCCAATATTTTAAAGCAAAGCTTAGGTGATGCAGCGATGGGCATAGGACAAAAAACCATGCCTACTAACAACACAGATGACAAA AAGAAAAATAAGACTGGAAAACAAAAAGGAAATTCCTGGTTGGATTTGTTCGCTGAACTGGATCCATTGGCTAATAATCCAATGGAAAAGCTTTCGAGTGATAGTAACGCATCTgcttaa